The following are encoded together in the bacterium genome:
- a CDS encoding HesA/MoeB/ThiF family protein, protein MRDLRILIVGVGGLGCPAVLGLAAAGVKRMTLLDPDQVELSNLHRQVLYSEKDLGRPKVEAARQRLAVLYPGLEVEAIQGSFSGNDAERILSPYDLVIDGLDRIEKKFILNDWCVKLDKPYVHAGVVGFEGQVMAVLPGKTACLRCLIPKIPPPFAMPTCREAGVLGSFSQAIGYFQALEALRLAKEEGPFRLWKWNALRREARSLLPERDPQCQACGQGKVEIGAVAGNCEVQAR, encoded by the coding sequence TTGAGGGACCTTCGGATATTGATCGTGGGGGTCGGCGGGCTAGGTTGTCCGGCCGTCCTGGGGCTGGCCGCGGCCGGTGTGAAGCGGATGACCCTCCTGGACCCGGATCAGGTCGAACTTTCGAACCTCCACCGGCAAGTTCTCTATTCGGAGAAGGACCTGGGGCGGCCCAAGGTGGAAGCGGCCCGGCAGCGCCTGGCAGTCCTTTATCCGGGACTCGAAGTTGAGGCCATCCAGGGTTCCTTTTCGGGGAATGACGCTGAACGGATCCTTTCCCCGTACGACCTGGTCATTGACGGCCTGGATCGCATCGAAAAGAAATTCATCCTGAACGATTGGTGCGTGAAGTTGGACAAGCCCTATGTCCATGCCGGGGTGGTCGGGTTCGAGGGCCAGGTGATGGCCGTTCTCCCGGGCAAGACCGCTTGTCTTCGCTGCCTTATCCCCAAGATCCCGCCGCCCTTCGCCATGCCCACTTGTCGGGAAGCGGGGGTCCTGGGCTCTTTCTCCCAGGCGATCGGTTATTTCCAGGCTTTGGAAGCCCTTCGGTTGGCCAAGGAAGAGGGCCCTTTCCGGCTCTGGAAATGGAACGCCTTGAGGCGGGAAGCCAGGTCCCTCCTCCCTGAACGGGACCCGCAATGCCAGGCTTGCGGCCAAGGAAAGGTGGAGATAGGCGCAGTGGCCGGGAACTGCGAAGTCCAAGCCCGATAA
- a CDS encoding peroxiredoxin, producing MALRLGDIAPDFTQESSEGPVHFYDWAGKNWVVLFSHPADFTPVCTTELGETARLKPEFEKRGAKVIALSVDTAENHKGWIPDINETQNTRVNFPILADHDHKVSLLYDLIHPNSLANATVRSVFVIDPDKKVRALITYPASTGRNFNEILRVIDSLQLTDNHKVATPVNWKYGEDVVIVPALKDEAEIRQRFPLGFKAVRPYLRLTPQPNKK from the coding sequence ATGGCATTGCGACTTGGAGATATCGCGCCGGATTTCACGCAGGAGTCGAGCGAAGGGCCTGTCCATTTTTATGATTGGGCCGGAAAGAACTGGGTGGTGTTGTTCTCCCACCCGGCGGATTTCACGCCTGTATGCACCACCGAACTGGGTGAGACCGCCCGCTTGAAGCCCGAGTTCGAGAAGCGCGGGGCCAAGGTGATCGCCCTGTCGGTCGATACGGCGGAGAACCACAAGGGCTGGATCCCGGACATCAACGAGACCCAGAACACCCGGGTGAATTTCCCCATCCTGGCCGACCACGACCATAAGGTTTCTCTACTCTACGACCTCATCCACCCCAATTCCCTGGCCAACGCCACAGTGCGGTCCGTCTTCGTCATCGACCCGGACAAAAAGGTGAGGGCCCTTATCACTTATCCGGCCAGCACGGGCCGCAATTTCAACGAGATCCTGCGGGTCATCGATTCCCTCCAGTTGACGGACAACCATAAGGTGGCCACCCCGGTCAATTGGAAGTACGGGGAGGACGTGGTCATCGTGCCGGCCTTGAAGGATGAGGCCGAGATCCGGCAGCGTTTCCCGTTGGGATTCAAGGCGGTTCGGCCTTACCTGCGGTTGACGCCCCAGCCGAACAAGAAGTGA
- a CDS encoding porin — translation MKKLYVYSLVLLAGLFLSVGRVGAVEEPKQDADFEDTPAEVTVSDIEGLNNRINDLAKSARVNVLLQAQYANSGVQSLQPKGFKTATGGASYNDLFLGRRAEVSFSGDLDNKQVAYRVQYDFLGSTSTKAGVATGSQLKDYWVRLSYIPFADIQIGQQRYAQGLEARTSSADLDFADSALVTSAVEDRRDLAIQVQSSKVPLGPLKLEYAVALVQGSGQNTPDNNDNKDLAGRIGLTYGEADWKVFVGASGYDGWESTVAAHSGDRNAFGLEGRVNVGGLKLQGEYIQAQLEPGNNYNPSGTALSRPQGWYVSANYRIEDWRPGLRAESYTVDSTVGSANNLNNDVLTAGLDWFHGHDDVRLSVNFEEHFAQYEQVIGQVQVKI, via the coding sequence ATGAAAAAGCTATACGTCTATTCGCTGGTCTTACTGGCGGGACTGTTCCTGTCGGTGGGAAGGGTGGGTGCCGTGGAGGAGCCCAAGCAGGATGCCGATTTCGAGGATACGCCCGCGGAGGTCACGGTCTCCGATATCGAAGGCCTGAACAACCGGATCAATGACCTGGCGAAGTCGGCCCGGGTCAATGTGCTGTTGCAGGCGCAATACGCGAATTCCGGCGTGCAGTCCCTCCAACCGAAGGGGTTCAAGACCGCAACGGGTGGTGCTTCCTACAACGACCTCTTCCTGGGTCGCCGGGCGGAAGTGAGCTTCTCGGGGGACCTGGATAACAAACAGGTCGCCTACCGGGTCCAGTATGATTTCCTGGGCTCGACCAGCACCAAGGCGGGTGTGGCTACGGGTTCGCAGTTGAAGGACTACTGGGTTCGGTTGTCCTACATCCCCTTCGCGGACATCCAGATCGGGCAGCAGCGTTACGCCCAAGGCCTGGAGGCGCGGACTTCCTCGGCCGACCTGGATTTCGCCGATAGCGCCCTGGTGACGAGCGCTGTTGAGGACCGCAGGGACCTGGCCATCCAGGTCCAGTCCAGCAAAGTGCCCTTGGGTCCGTTGAAGCTGGAATATGCCGTCGCCCTGGTCCAGGGGTCCGGTCAGAACACGCCGGACAACAACGACAACAAGGACCTGGCCGGGAGGATCGGATTGACCTACGGGGAAGCCGACTGGAAGGTCTTTGTCGGGGCCTCGGGTTATGACGGATGGGAAAGCACCGTGGCGGCCCATTCCGGGGACCGTAATGCCTTCGGCCTGGAAGGCCGGGTCAATGTTGGCGGTTTGAAGCTCCAGGGTGAGTACATCCAAGCCCAATTGGAACCGGGGAACAATTACAACCCCTCCGGCACAGCCCTGTCCCGTCCCCAAGGATGGTACGTTAGCGCGAATTACCGGATCGAGGATTGGCGGCCTGGACTCCGTGCGGAATCCTACACCGTGGACTCGACCGTCGGTTCGGCCAACAACCTAAATAATGACGTCCTGACGGCGGGTTTGGACTGGTTCCATGGGCATGACGACGTGCGTTTGAGCGTCAACTTCGAGGAGCATTTCGCTCAGTACGAACAGGTCATCGGCCAGGTTCAGGTCAAGATCTAA
- a CDS encoding sulfate ABC transporter substrate-binding protein: MKKQWIKRFLAVAVFWVSISSGLAFGAEGSVHLLNVSYDPTRELYQAFNTAFAKHWKAETGQDVTVDQSHGGSGKQARAVIDGLEADVVTLALASDIDAIVDKSKLIGEDWQSRLSYNSTPYTSTIVLLVRFGNPKGIHDWGDLVKPGISVITPNPKTSGGARWNFLAAWGYALKKYGSEEKAREFVTKLYKNVPVLDSGARGSTTTFVERGIGDVLISWENEAYLAVNELGKGKFEIVNPSVSILAEPPVAVVDKNAEKHGTTKVAEAYLKYLYSDEGQEIAAKNYYRPRSKSVLARYSSTFPKLNLFTINKVFGGWKKTQAAYFGDGGVFDQIYQLK, encoded by the coding sequence ATGAAAAAGCAATGGATCAAGCGGTTCCTGGCTGTGGCTGTCTTTTGGGTTTCGATTTCAAGCGGGTTGGCTTTTGGAGCGGAGGGGAGCGTTCACCTCTTGAACGTGTCCTATGACCCGACCCGGGAGCTTTACCAGGCCTTCAACACGGCCTTCGCCAAGCACTGGAAGGCCGAGACGGGGCAGGATGTCACGGTGGACCAGTCCCATGGCGGTTCGGGCAAGCAGGCCCGGGCGGTCATCGACGGCCTGGAGGCGGACGTCGTCACCCTGGCCCTGGCCTCGGACATCGATGCGATCGTGGACAAGTCGAAGCTCATCGGGGAGGACTGGCAGTCTCGTCTTTCCTACAACAGCACTCCCTACACCTCCACCATTGTGCTGCTGGTGAGGTTCGGGAATCCCAAGGGCATCCATGACTGGGGCGATCTGGTGAAGCCGGGGATCTCGGTCATCACCCCCAACCCGAAGACCTCGGGTGGGGCCCGCTGGAACTTCCTGGCGGCTTGGGGTTACGCATTGAAGAAGTATGGGAGCGAGGAAAAGGCCCGGGAATTTGTCACGAAGCTCTACAAGAACGTCCCGGTGCTGGATTCGGGGGCACGGGGCTCCACAACCACCTTCGTGGAACGGGGGATCGGGGACGTCCTCATCTCCTGGGAAAACGAGGCCTACCTGGCGGTCAACGAATTGGGAAAGGGTAAGTTCGAGATCGTCAATCCCTCGGTAAGCATCCTGGCCGAGCCTCCGGTGGCGGTAGTGGACAAGAACGCCGAAAAGCACGGCACCACCAAAGTGGCGGAAGCCTACCTGAAATACCTTTACTCGGATGAGGGACAGGAGATCGCGGCCAAGAACTATTACCGGCCGCGCTCGAAGTCGGTCCTGGCCCGTTATTCGTCCACCTTCCCCAAGTTGAATCTCTTCACCATCAATAAGGTGTTCGGTGGATGGAAGAAGACGCAAGCGGCTTATTTCGGGGACGGGGGCGTGTTCGACCAGATCTACCAGCTTAAATAA
- a CDS encoding HPr family phosphocarrier protein, protein MKIIEEIPILHRLGMHLRAGAELVRVTSRFKSRIWVTAGGHTVEAKSLLGLLTLGAIYGTLLEFSAEGEDASQAIQAIRSLLKEWENKTEL, encoded by the coding sequence GTGAAGATCATTGAAGAGATCCCGATCCTACACCGATTGGGAATGCATTTGAGGGCCGGGGCAGAGCTGGTGCGGGTCACCAGCCGTTTCAAGAGCCGCATTTGGGTCACCGCCGGCGGCCACACAGTGGAAGCCAAAAGCCTCCTGGGACTCTTAACCCTTGGGGCCATTTATGGTACGTTACTCGAGTTTTCGGCCGAGGGGGAGGATGCGTCCCAGGCCATCCAAGCCATCCGTTCGTTGCTCAAGGAATGGGAAAACAAGACCGAATTATGA
- the cysT gene encoding sulfate ABC transporter permease subunit CysT, with protein MKSFNNTGVLPGFGPTLGFTLAYLGLIVLIPLGAMVLKTTDLTWGQFLQTVTEPRAVASYKLTFSASFVGALINSVFGVIVAWVLVRYEFPGKRVMDALVDLPFALPTAVAGITLTALYAPNGWIGSRLEPLGIKVAYTPLGIILALTFIGLPFVVRTLQPVLESLDPEMEKAAVSLGANRWYTIRRVILPTLVPAWITGFSLAFARAVGEYGSVVFIAGNMPMKTEITPLLIITKLEQYDYVGATSLGVVMLVISFFSLLTINWLQSRAGNYRTH; from the coding sequence ATGAAATCCTTCAACAACACCGGGGTCCTTCCGGGTTTTGGACCGACCCTGGGCTTTACCCTCGCCTACCTAGGCCTTATCGTCCTCATTCCCTTGGGAGCCATGGTCCTGAAGACCACGGACCTGACCTGGGGACAATTCCTCCAGACTGTGACCGAACCCCGTGCGGTGGCCTCCTACAAACTGACCTTCAGCGCTTCTTTCGTGGGGGCTTTGATCAATTCCGTCTTTGGCGTGATCGTCGCTTGGGTCCTCGTCCGTTATGAGTTCCCCGGCAAACGGGTCATGGACGCCCTTGTGGACCTGCCTTTCGCCCTGCCGACAGCCGTGGCAGGGATCACCTTGACCGCCCTCTATGCGCCCAATGGATGGATCGGAAGTCGGCTGGAACCTTTGGGGATCAAGGTGGCCTATACCCCTTTGGGGATCATCTTGGCCTTGACCTTCATCGGACTTCCTTTTGTGGTGCGGACCCTTCAACCGGTGCTGGAATCGCTGGATCCTGAGATGGAAAAGGCCGCGGTTTCCCTGGGAGCAAACCGTTGGTACACCATCCGTCGGGTCATCCTGCCCACGTTGGTCCCCGCCTGGATCACCGGTTTTTCGCTGGCTTTCGCCCGGGCCGTCGGCGAGTACGGATCGGTGGTCTTCATCGCGGGCAACATGCCCATGAAGACCGAGATCACCCCGCTCTTGATCATCACGAAGCTGGAGCAGTACGACTACGTTGGCGCCACCTCCCTGGGGGTGGTCATGCTGGTCATCTCCTTTTTCTCCCTTTTGACCATCAATTGGCTTCAATCCCGCGCCGGTAATTACCGGACCCATTGA
- the cysW gene encoding sulfate ABC transporter permease subunit CysW, producing the protein MPQETLIVVVRGDRLGDPTRALTEPRFVRWGLILLALLFMGLFLIVPLAQVFTAAMAKGVDYYLEAIREPVAFAAIRLTLIAAFFAVLFNGLFGLASAWAITKFRFPGKSLLITLIDLPFTVSPVVSGLIYVLLFGLQGLMGHWLKDHNIQIIFAVPGIVLATIFVTFPFVSRELIPLMQEQGSEEEEAALVLGAGGWQIFWKVTLPNIQWGLLYGVILCNARAMGEFGAVSVVSGHVRGMTNTLPLHVEILYNEYNFAAAFAVASLLTFLAILTLIAKSLVGAKYALEREHLPDEIHGGLA; encoded by the coding sequence ATGCCCCAAGAGACGTTGATTGTCGTAGTGAGGGGAGACCGTCTCGGCGACCCCACCCGGGCCTTGACCGAGCCCCGTTTCGTCCGGTGGGGTTTGATCCTGTTGGCCCTCCTTTTCATGGGGCTCTTCCTGATCGTGCCATTGGCCCAGGTCTTCACGGCGGCGATGGCCAAGGGAGTGGATTATTATCTCGAGGCCATCCGGGAGCCGGTGGCTTTCGCGGCCATCCGGTTGACGTTGATCGCGGCCTTTTTCGCCGTCCTTTTCAACGGTCTTTTCGGCCTGGCATCGGCCTGGGCCATTACCAAGTTCCGGTTTCCCGGGAAAAGCTTGTTGATCACGCTCATCGACCTTCCCTTTACGGTCTCACCGGTCGTTTCGGGCCTGATCTACGTCCTTCTTTTCGGCCTTCAGGGGCTGATGGGCCATTGGCTGAAGGACCACAATATCCAGATCATTTTCGCGGTGCCCGGAATCGTCCTGGCCACCATCTTCGTCACCTTTCCGTTCGTTTCCCGGGAACTCATCCCCCTCATGCAGGAACAGGGGAGCGAGGAAGAGGAGGCCGCTTTGGTTCTTGGCGCCGGTGGGTGGCAGATTTTCTGGAAGGTGACGCTTCCCAATATCCAATGGGGGCTCCTATACGGTGTCATCCTCTGCAATGCCCGTGCGATGGGGGAGTTCGGGGCCGTCTCTGTGGTATCCGGCCATGTACGGGGGATGACCAACACCCTTCCGCTCCACGTTGAGATCCTCTACAACGAGTATAATTTCGCGGCGGCCTTCGCCGTGGCTTCCCTTCTCACCTTCCTCGCCATCCTGACCTTGATCGCCAAGTCACTGGTGGGGGCCAAGTACGCCCTCGAGCGCGAACATTTGCCCGATGAGATCCATGGAGGGTTGGCATGA
- the cysA gene encoding sulfate ABC transporter ATP-binding protein — protein MSIEVRELSKTFNGFKAVKGVSVKLETGSLTALLGPSGSGKSTLLRMIAGLETPDSGEIHLTGREATFASAKERNVGFVFQHYALFKHMTVFENIAFGLRVRKQGEKEIRERVYDLLNLIQLKGYEKRFPAQLSGGQRQRVAVARALAPRPEVLLLDEPFGALDAKVREELREWILKLHEETNVTTLFVTHDQQEAMEVASRILIMNHGVIEQDGTPIEIFDKPSTHFIAQFVGETNYIDTEVAEKGLAVWGPFRFSVSPSLPPKQKIRIYFRPNDVYVTAQFETLQVRAKIAKSRFKGTVIEYQLDIGGDKRIFAQVPKGVALASGFKDGQDVYAAITAFHVFPL, from the coding sequence ATGAGCATCGAAGTACGGGAGTTGAGCAAGACCTTCAACGGGTTCAAGGCCGTGAAAGGTGTGAGCGTTAAATTGGAGACCGGTTCCTTGACCGCCCTTTTGGGGCCTTCCGGATCCGGGAAAAGCACCCTTTTGCGCATGATCGCCGGGCTGGAGACCCCCGATTCGGGTGAGATCCACCTGACCGGACGGGAAGCCACATTTGCCTCGGCCAAGGAAAGGAACGTGGGCTTCGTCTTCCAGCATTACGCCCTTTTCAAGCACATGACGGTCTTTGAGAACATCGCTTTCGGCCTCAGGGTCCGGAAACAAGGGGAAAAAGAGATACGGGAGAGAGTCTATGACCTCCTCAACCTGATCCAATTGAAGGGCTATGAGAAAAGGTTCCCGGCCCAGTTGTCGGGAGGCCAGCGCCAGCGTGTGGCCGTGGCGCGGGCCTTGGCACCGCGTCCGGAGGTCCTTCTGCTGGACGAGCCGTTCGGGGCACTGGACGCCAAGGTACGGGAGGAATTACGGGAATGGATCCTGAAACTCCATGAGGAGACCAATGTCACGACCCTCTTCGTGACCCATGACCAGCAGGAAGCCATGGAGGTGGCCAGTCGGATCCTCATCATGAACCATGGGGTCATCGAACAGGACGGGACGCCCATCGAGATCTTCGACAAGCCCTCGACCCATTTCATCGCCCAGTTCGTGGGGGAGACCAACTACATCGATACGGAAGTGGCCGAAAAGGGATTGGCGGTTTGGGGCCCCTTCCGGTTCTCGGTCAGTCCTTCTTTGCCGCCCAAACAGAAGATCCGGATCTATTTTCGGCCCAATGACGTTTACGTGACGGCCCAGTTCGAGACCCTGCAGGTGCGGGCCAAGATCGCCAAGAGCCGCTTCAAGGGAACGGTCATCGAGTACCAGTTGGATATCGGGGGTGATAAGAGGATCTTCGCCCAGGTCCCCAAGGGGGTCGCCCTGGCCAGCGGGTTCAAGGACGGTCAGGATGTTTATGCCGCTATCACGGCTTTCCACGTATTCCCCCTCTAG
- the cysD gene encoding sulfate adenylyltransferase subunit CysD, whose protein sequence is MTTTLSNRTISHLRQLEAESIHIIREVAAEFKNPVMLYSVGKDSSCMVRLAQKAFHPGKIPFPLMHVDTGYKFPEMYEFRDKFIADIGAKLFVERNEKAIAEGSSPFKYGVQKCCGLLKTQGLLDGLTKHGFDAAFGGARREEEKSRAKERVYSFRDAFGQWDPKNQRPELWDLYNSKINEGESIRVFPLSNWTELDIWLYIEMEKIPVVPIYFTHTRKIIKRNNLLIPWVSHIPILEGDEIKEMRVRFRSLGCMSCTGAVQNEKEVHDLRGIIEDLIQTRKSERENRIIDHGSDSSMEQKKKEGYF, encoded by the coding sequence ATGACGACGACCCTCTCCAATCGAACCATCTCCCACCTGCGCCAACTGGAAGCGGAAAGCATCCATATCATCCGCGAGGTGGCGGCCGAGTTCAAAAACCCCGTCATGCTCTATTCGGTGGGGAAGGACTCCTCCTGCATGGTCCGCCTCGCGCAGAAGGCCTTCCACCCCGGCAAGATCCCTTTTCCCCTGATGCATGTGGATACGGGCTACAAGTTCCCCGAGATGTACGAGTTCCGCGACAAGTTCATCGCCGATATCGGCGCCAAGCTCTTCGTGGAGCGCAACGAGAAGGCCATCGCCGAGGGTTCCAGCCCCTTCAAATACGGGGTCCAGAAATGCTGCGGTCTTTTAAAGACCCAGGGCCTGCTGGACGGGCTCACCAAGCACGGTTTTGACGCCGCCTTCGGGGGTGCCCGCCGCGAGGAGGAAAAGTCCAGGGCCAAGGAGCGGGTCTATTCTTTCCGGGATGCTTTCGGCCAATGGGACCCCAAGAACCAGCGGCCCGAACTTTGGGACCTCTATAACTCCAAGATCAACGAAGGGGAGTCCATCCGGGTCTTTCCCTTGTCCAACTGGACCGAACTGGATATCTGGCTCTATATCGAGATGGAAAAGATCCCTGTGGTCCCCATTTACTTCACCCATACCCGCAAGATCATCAAGCGCAACAACCTGCTCATCCCCTGGGTCTCCCACATCCCCATCCTGGAAGGGGACGAGATCAAGGAGATGCGGGTCCGCTTTCGGTCCTTGGGCTGCATGTCCTGCACGGGAGCGGTCCAGAACGAGAAGGAAGTCCACGACCTTCGGGGCATCATCGAGGACCTCATCCAGACGCGGAAGAGCGAGCGGGAGAACCGCATCATCGACCACGGCTCCGACAGCTCCATGGAACAGAAGAAGAAGGAGGGTTACTTTTGA